The Methylomicrobium agile genome has a segment encoding these proteins:
- the csy1 gene encoding type I-F CRISPR-associated protein Csy1 yields MLDPVLQTFLTGRLKSSSNPTLPELEKELDDWLPKAAKKAGKLFRVSHPVKFSHPDAKNTSEVCASALHRNDGFLRTGNSDTDLDTIFDTSANIPIWKFLALRMADGKSVLEHLQQNTEAIKQQLTIPSMDYSDIRTGLLAITELSGTIKTSEKIKQVYFPIEGGYHLLSILTPSGLVFKLKERINAMRFSEQAKQARDDRRNQAHNEHGCDEIYNLAAIGFGGTKPQNISILNNQNGGIAYLLPSLPPVLAQRVVRRPKSSFFKDSLYFKPYREEFLALHRLFMAKPNNIDIRDGRDDWIISIAERVLETVGQLRQETAGWSENTRLPLAQKIWLDSAFDVRREQEDEWLAEIIVSLADWFRIAYRNVIGAEKAIAMGDDELKHIRKVLGEHEELLR; encoded by the coding sequence ATGTTAGACCCGGTATTGCAAACATTTTTGACGGGACGACTCAAGAGCTCGTCAAATCCGACTTTGCCAGAATTAGAAAAGGAGCTGGATGACTGGCTGCCAAAAGCAGCGAAAAAAGCTGGCAAATTGTTTCGAGTCAGTCACCCCGTTAAATTCAGCCACCCTGACGCTAAAAATACAAGCGAAGTTTGCGCATCTGCTTTGCACAGAAACGACGGTTTTTTACGGACGGGAAATAGCGATACTGACCTTGATACTATTTTCGATACGTCGGCAAATATACCTATATGGAAATTTTTGGCTCTGCGGATGGCAGATGGTAAATCGGTCCTTGAACATCTGCAGCAAAACACCGAAGCGATCAAACAGCAACTGACGATCCCTTCAATGGACTATTCCGATATACGGACAGGCTTGTTAGCGATCACTGAGCTTTCCGGCACGATAAAAACCTCCGAAAAAATCAAACAAGTCTATTTTCCGATCGAAGGCGGCTATCACCTGCTGTCGATTCTGACGCCTTCAGGCCTGGTGTTCAAATTGAAAGAACGCATCAACGCCATGCGTTTTTCGGAACAGGCCAAACAAGCCCGCGACGACCGTCGCAATCAAGCGCATAACGAACATGGCTGCGACGAGATTTACAATCTGGCCGCGATCGGTTTCGGCGGCACCAAGCCGCAGAACATCAGCATACTGAACAACCAAAACGGCGGCATTGCCTATTTGCTGCCTTCGTTGCCCCCGGTTTTGGCGCAACGCGTCGTCCGGCGGCCGAAATCCAGTTTCTTCAAGGACAGCCTGTACTTCAAGCCGTACCGGGAAGAGTTCTTGGCATTGCACCGACTGTTTATGGCAAAACCCAACAACATCGATATCCGTGACGGTCGGGATGACTGGATCATTTCCATCGCCGAACGCGTGCTCGAAACGGTTGGGCAATTAAGACAGGAAACGGCGGGCTGGTCCGAAAACACGCGCTTGCCGTTGGCGCAAAAGATCTGGCTGGATTCCGCTTTCGATGTGCGGCGCGAGCAGGAAGACGAATGGCTCGCCGAAATCATCGTGAGTCTGGCCGATTGGTTCCGTATCGCCTATCGGAATGTCATCGGCGCGGAGAAAGCGATTGCGATGGGCGACGACGAACTGAAGCACATTAGAAAAGTGCTCGGTGAGCATGAGGAGCTTTTGCGATGA
- the csy2 gene encoding type I-F CRISPR-associated protein Csy2 — translation MNRFLIVPQLKIHNANALSSPYTLGFPAMTAWFGGIHALQCQLNAGVFGSLRFTRAAVACHRIDLQTYKGPGDFVHSIVGTGNPLDKTGERPSFIEEARCHLTVSLAIEYQGVGQDDSAKLTQAVESRLYQLKLAGGDILSFKAPETLSIDGDNELARLIRKLMPSYVLQERRELMAEAMRNGQDAIDALLSYLKVEHRSRLLDNGKGEWTAKRKAEGWLVPIATGFHGITELGFAENQRDPGTPHRFAESLVTLGEFVMPYRIKRLDDLLWHTRYDAENNFYLCQQNNRS, via the coding sequence ATGAACCGGTTCTTGATCGTCCCACAACTGAAAATCCACAACGCCAACGCGCTGTCCAGCCCTTATACCCTCGGCTTTCCGGCGATGACCGCCTGGTTCGGCGGCATCCATGCCCTGCAGTGCCAACTGAATGCCGGCGTATTCGGAAGCTTGCGCTTTACCCGCGCCGCCGTCGCCTGCCATCGGATCGATCTGCAAACCTATAAAGGACCGGGCGATTTCGTCCATTCGATCGTGGGCACCGGCAACCCGCTTGATAAAACCGGCGAGCGCCCGTCTTTCATCGAAGAAGCCCGCTGTCACTTGACCGTATCGTTGGCGATTGAGTACCAGGGTGTCGGCCAGGACGATAGCGCAAAACTCACCCAGGCCGTGGAAAGCCGGCTTTATCAATTGAAACTGGCCGGCGGCGATATTCTATCGTTCAAAGCACCGGAAACGCTGTCAATCGACGGCGACAACGAACTGGCCAGACTGATCCGCAAGCTGATGCCGTCCTACGTGTTGCAGGAACGCCGCGAACTGATGGCCGAAGCGATGCGGAACGGCCAGGATGCGATCGACGCCTTATTGAGTTATCTCAAAGTCGAACACCGCAGCCGGCTTCTCGACAACGGCAAAGGCGAATGGACCGCCAAGCGTAAAGCCGAGGGCTGGCTGGTGCCGATTGCGACCGGCTTTCACGGCATTACCGAATTAGGCTTCGCCGAAAACCAGCGCGATCCCGGTACGCCGCACCGTTTTGCCGAAAGTCTGGTCACGCTCGGCGAGTTCGTGATGCCGTACCGGATCAAGCGCCTGGACGACCTGCTTTGGCACACCCGCTACGATGCCGAAAACAACTTCTACCTTTGTCAACAAAACAACCGCTCTTAA
- the csy3 gene encoding type I-F CRISPR-associated protein Csy3, with protein MANKNNNLVSASVLAFEKKLVPSDGRLYGTTWERRVEQATALTLQEKSVRGTISNRLKKALQDDPAKLDATIENPNPQTVDSCALGSDQDTLKLTFTLKILSGVEKPSACNSAEFNASYAKSAKAYIDSEGFRDLASRYAANIANGRFLWRNRVGTEKIEVAVKVLNQGDRSAWLFDAKAVSTRYFDNPDPQIAELAGKIADALSGKTEFLLLEVNAYAQVGLAQDVYPSEELVLDKGSSKSKKSKILYEIDGIAGMHSQKIGNALRTIDTWYPGYDEAQIGPIAIEPYGAVTNLGKAYRTPKDKADFYTLFDRFARGEKLAENDEHYVMAVLVRGGVFGESGKD; from the coding sequence ATGGCCAATAAAAACAACAACCTCGTTTCCGCTTCGGTACTGGCATTCGAAAAAAAACTGGTGCCTTCGGACGGACGATTATACGGCACGACCTGGGAACGCCGGGTCGAACAGGCAACAGCCTTGACACTGCAGGAAAAGTCGGTGCGCGGTACCATCTCCAACCGCCTGAAAAAAGCCTTGCAGGACGATCCGGCCAAACTGGACGCCACAATCGAAAATCCCAACCCACAAACCGTCGACAGTTGCGCGCTGGGCAGCGACCAGGACACGTTGAAATTGACCTTCACACTGAAAATCCTGAGCGGCGTGGAAAAACCCTCGGCCTGCAACAGCGCTGAATTCAATGCCAGCTATGCCAAATCCGCAAAAGCTTATATCGATAGCGAAGGTTTCCGCGACTTGGCCTCGCGTTATGCGGCCAATATCGCCAACGGTCGTTTTTTGTGGCGCAACCGGGTCGGCACGGAAAAGATCGAGGTTGCGGTCAAGGTGTTGAATCAAGGCGATCGCTCCGCATGGCTATTCGATGCCAAGGCCGTCAGCACCCGGTATTTCGACAATCCCGATCCGCAAATTGCCGAATTGGCCGGCAAAATCGCGGATGCCTTATCCGGCAAAACCGAATTCCTGTTGCTGGAAGTCAACGCGTATGCGCAGGTCGGTCTGGCGCAGGACGTTTATCCGAGCGAAGAACTGGTGCTGGACAAAGGCAGCAGCAAATCGAAAAAAAGCAAAATCCTTTATGAGATTGACGGCATCGCCGGCATGCATTCGCAAAAAATCGGCAACGCCTTGCGCACGATCGATACCTGGTATCCAGGCTACGATGAGGCGCAAATTGGGCCGATCGCAATAGAGCCTTACGGTGCCGTCACCAATCTGGGCAAAGCCTACCGCACGCCCAAGGATAAAGCCGATTTTTACACGCTGTTCGACCGCTTCGCGCGCGGCGAAAAATTGGCCGAGAACGACGAACACTATGTGATGGCGGTCTTGGTACGCGGCGGCGTTTTCGGCGAGAGCGGCAAGGACTGA
- the cas6f gene encoding type I-F CRISPR-associated endoribonuclease Cas6/Csy4: protein MKVYQDINLLPDAEIGLHFLWEKVYQQVHLALVEMQDADGKVPIGIALPAYDAENRRLGHKLRLLAETERQLEQCNVREWLSRLSDYVHLTQIRAIPDRVRTHAYYRRIQSKSSSARLARLARRKAERENIGIELAIATFENCVEQRIEAPFVWMKSQSSGERFRLFIEYVETGEPTKGGFSTYGLSHSSSVPVF from the coding sequence ATGAAAGTCTATCAGGACATCAATTTGTTGCCCGATGCCGAAATCGGCCTGCATTTTTTATGGGAAAAAGTCTATCAACAGGTGCATCTGGCGTTAGTGGAAATGCAGGACGCCGACGGCAAAGTGCCGATCGGCATCGCGCTACCGGCGTACGATGCGGAAAATCGCCGGTTGGGCCATAAGCTGCGGCTGTTGGCCGAAACGGAACGCCAGCTCGAACAGTGCAATGTACGGGAATGGCTAAGCCGTCTCAGCGATTATGTCCACTTGACTCAAATCCGCGCCATTCCCGATCGCGTTCGAACCCATGCCTATTACCGGCGCATCCAGTCGAAAAGCAGTAGCGCCAGACTGGCGAGACTGGCAAGGCGCAAAGCCGAACGGGAAAACATCGGTATCGAACTGGCGATTGCAACGTTCGAAAACTGCGTGGAGCAGCGCATCGAGGCGCCTTTCGTATGGATGAAAAGCCAAAGTAGCGGGGAAAGATTCCGTTTGTTTATTGAGTATGTGGAAACCGGTGAACCGACGAAAGGCGGTTTTAGCACCTATGGATTGAGCCATTCAAGCAGCGTTCCCGTTTTTTGA
- a CDS encoding phosphotransferase: MQYAIADHHSDIMVNRLHDFTVTWAQRIVKRHCLETRVKNIELISADVGTTTRVRLAVDHDGPESLPRRWFVKIPSLAWRARLITALPRLLHVETRFYRDIAHAVPLARPALLAAQSRFGKGATLVLSDIAESGALPGRAGEALTLPQAAAVVEQLARFHAAFWGIHHDRNYRWLGGPIRRLEDTLGTLMAVPLMQLGLEKAAGAVPARLHRAALHYARHRRRIMQFLNGGTQTLIHRDCHPGNFFWSDSQPGFLDWQLVRIGEGVADIAYFLATALEPELRQAHERPLLDLYRQTLAAHKAAETTPDLLWQRYRAHLSYPFEAMVATLAIGGMMEENANLEMIRRAACAISDLDGFEALAEA, from the coding sequence ATGCAATACGCCATTGCCGATCATCATTCAGACATCATGGTGAACCGCCTTCACGACTTTACGGTTACCTGGGCGCAACGGATTGTCAAACGCCACTGCCTTGAAACCCGCGTCAAAAACATCGAACTCATTTCCGCCGATGTCGGCACGACGACCCGCGTACGCCTGGCGGTCGACCACGACGGTCCGGAATCGCTGCCTCGCCGCTGGTTTGTCAAAATTCCCTCGCTGGCCTGGCGGGCCCGGCTGATCACCGCCCTGCCCCGGCTTTTGCACGTCGAAACCCGGTTTTACCGCGACATCGCCCATGCGGTTCCGCTGGCCAGACCTGCGCTCTTGGCCGCGCAGAGCCGATTCGGCAAAGGGGCCACGCTGGTATTGTCCGACATCGCCGAAAGCGGGGCTCTGCCCGGCCGGGCCGGCGAAGCCTTGACGCTGCCTCAGGCCGCCGCCGTCGTCGAGCAGCTGGCCCGCTTTCATGCCGCCTTTTGGGGCATTCACCACGATCGGAACTACCGCTGGCTGGGCGGCCCTATCCGCCGTCTGGAAGACACGCTGGGCACGTTGATGGCAGTGCCATTGATGCAGTTGGGTCTGGAAAAAGCCGCAGGAGCCGTACCCGCCCGTTTGCACCGGGCCGCGCTCCATTACGCGCGCCACCGCCGGCGGATCATGCAGTTCCTGAACGGCGGCACCCAAACGCTGATCCATCGCGACTGCCATCCCGGCAACTTTTTCTGGAGCGACTCGCAACCGGGATTCCTCGACTGGCAACTGGTCCGGATCGGCGAAGGCGTCGCCGATATTGCCTATTTTCTAGCGACGGCGCTGGAGCCCGAACTGCGGCAAGCGCACGAGCGTCCGCTGCTGGATTTATACCGGCAGACGCTGGCTGCGCACAAGGCCGCCGAAACTACGCCGGACCTACTCTGGCAGCGCTACCGCGCACATCTTTCCTACCCTTTCGAGGCGATGGTCGCCACCCTGGCGATCGGCGGCATGATGGAAGAAAACGCCAACCTCGAAATGATCCGGCGCGCCGCATGCGCCATCAGCGACCTGGACGGATTCGAGGCACTGGCGGAGGCATAG